Proteins from one Ornithobacterium rhinotracheale genomic window:
- a CDS encoding Rha family transcriptional regulator, translating to MNNLSIKGTMSSREIAQIAGRPHNDVLKSIRKMERSWRNVTGGNFSLSEYTDSTGRKLPEYQLTKTECLYIATKFNDEARARLVLRWEALEGEKLKNYIQMPKAINVFGMEALPYDWWLLQNGYSVSSGQRNARIRKHPEHFYKGTNGWYINKLYAEALLAIKQGKEKLKEIQALPQVLQVEMF from the coding sequence ATGAATAATTTAAGCATTAAAGGCACAATGAGCAGTAGAGAGATTGCTCAGATTGCTGGTAGACCACACAATGATGTATTAAAATCCATTAGAAAAATGGAAAGAAGTTGGAGAAATGTTACTGGGGGAAATTTTTCCCTCAGTGAATACACCGACAGCACAGGGCGAAAACTGCCAGAGTATCAACTAACAAAAACCGAGTGCTTATATATCGCTACCAAGTTCAACGATGAGGCAAGGGCGAGGCTAGTTCTTCGCTGGGAGGCTTTGGAGGGTGAAAAACTTAAAAATTATATCCAAATGCCAAAGGCTATCAATGTTTTTGGTATGGAGGCTTTGCCTTATGACTGGTGGCTGTTGCAAAATGGCTACTCGGTGAGCTCTGGGCAAAGAAACGCACGCATACGCAAGCATCCAGAGCACTTTTACAAAGGCACCAATGGCTGGTATATCAACAAGCTATACGCTGAGGCACTCCTTGCTATTAAACAGGGCAAAGAGAAACTAAAAGAAATACAAGCCTTGCCCCAAGTGCTACAAGTGGAAATGTTTTAA
- a CDS encoding helix-turn-helix transcriptional regulator, with protein sequence MEIIFNFMNNILCAFTKVAENEDIKITQLEDKIGASKGVLSRAIKNNSDIQSKWFLKLVENYPQYDLEWLLTGEGSMLKDEKTEKQSEKPKNLIPLYDDVVTIGGTSSVAELSGNSKPTEYIDAGDWFTNVTAAIRHYGDSMVEYPNGCILALRAINDINSIVWGRTYVIETNEIRVTKRMQTCPEDDNYIMAYSTNNETYVDGRLVHEPFRIKKEDIRRIFMVLGRVVKEYSSDPVFTM encoded by the coding sequence TTGGAGATAATTTTCAATTTCATGAATAATATTTTATGCGCATTTACGAAAGTTGCTGAAAATGAAGATATTAAAATAACTCAATTAGAAGATAAAATTGGGGCAAGTAAAGGTGTTTTGTCTAGGGCAATTAAAAATAATAGCGATATACAATCAAAATGGTTTTTAAAATTGGTTGAAAATTATCCCCAATATGATTTAGAATGGCTCCTTACAGGTGAAGGATCTATGCTAAAAGATGAAAAAACAGAAAAACAATCCGAGAAACCTAAGAACCTTATACCGCTATATGATGATGTAGTTACTATTGGCGGCACTTCCAGCGTTGCAGAGCTTTCTGGCAATTCAAAACCTACCGAGTATATAGATGCAGGGGACTGGTTCACTAATGTTACCGCTGCAATTCGCCATTACGGAGATAGCATGGTAGAGTATCCTAATGGCTGTATTCTCGCACTTAGAGCCATTAACGACATAAACAGCATAGTCTGGGGGCGTACTTATGTAATAGAAACCAACGAAATAAGAGTAACCAAAAGAATGCAAACTTGCCCAGAAGATGATAATTACATAATGGCTTACAGCACTAATAATGAGACTTATGTAGACGGCAGGCTTGTTCACGAACCATTTAGAATCAAAAAAGAAGATATAAGACGAATATTTATGGTGCTTGGTAGGGTAGTTAAAGAATATAGCTCCGACCCTGTGTTTACAATGTAA
- a CDS encoding TraR/DksA family transcriptional regulator, with protein sequence MSNEEKGKKRYSDAELEEFKELILEKIAKAEKDLKVIKESFINNQNNGTDDTSPTFKAFEEGSETMSKEQNAQLASRQEKFIKNLKNALVRIENKTYGICRETGKLISKERLKLVPHATLSIEAKKKQR encoded by the coding sequence ATGAGTAACGAAGAAAAAGGAAAAAAAAGGTATAGTGACGCCGAGCTCGAAGAGTTTAAAGAACTAATTCTTGAGAAAATTGCAAAGGCGGAAAAAGATTTAAAAGTTATTAAAGAATCTTTCATTAATAATCAAAACAACGGTACCGATGATACTTCGCCTACCTTCAAAGCATTTGAAGAAGGCTCGGAAACTATGAGCAAAGAGCAAAACGCTCAGCTCGCAAGCCGACAAGAGAAGTTCATTAAAAATCTAAAAAATGCCTTGGTGCGTATTGAAAACAAAACTTATGGCATTTGTAGAGAAACTGGTAAATTGATCAGCAAAGAAAGATTAAAACTTGTTCCGCATGCGACTTTAAGCATAGAAGCAAAGAAAAAACAGCGTTAA
- the ileS gene encoding isoleucine--tRNA ligase, with the protein MHNKFPEYKQLDLVKVAAEELNFWEKDDTFKKSIETREGNETFVFFEGPPSANGMPGIHHVLARSIKDIFCRYQTLKGKQVKRKAGWDTHGLPVELGVEKELGITKEDIGVKISVEDYNKACREAVMRYTDAWNDLTHKIGYWVDLEDPYITYQSKYMESVWWLLKQIYDKGLIYKGYTIQPYSPKAGTGLSSHELNMPGTYKDVSDTTIVAQFRAKKETCPALQDLDGAVYFLAWTTTPWTLPSNTALTVGKKIEYVAVKTFNQYTFEPITVIIGKPLLKKQFGGKFVETDNPEDFANYKSEDKKIPYQILKTFTGADLVGAKYEQLLPWALPYKDADQAFRVIAGNFVTTEDGTGIVHTAATFGADDAQVSEENGVPPMLVLDDHGNPVPLVDLQGKFTSHAPEKYAGKYVKNEYYNEGEAPERSVDVEIAIQLKEENKAFNVQKYNHTYPHCWRTDKPVLYYPLDSWFIKISDKRERLVELNKTINWKPKSTGEGRFGNWLAEAKDWNLSRSRYWGIPLPIWRTEEGDEVKCIGSAQELMEEVEKAIAAGVMTENPYKDFVPGDYSEENYEKLDLHKNYVDQITLVSSTGKPMKRESDLIDVWFDSGSMPYAQWHYPFSCDKKLEEIVPADFIAEGVDQTRGWFYTLHAIATLVFDQISYKNVVSNGLVLDKNGQKMSKRLGNAIDPFETIQKYGPDATRWYMISNAQPWENLKFDLEGIEEVRRKFFGTLYNTYSFFALYANVDGFTNQEAKVPVEKRPELDRWILSELNTLIEKVDGYYSDYEPTRAARAIQEFVGDNLSNWYVRLNRRRFWKGEYSEDKIAAYQTLYEVLKVVAQLASPIAPFFSDRLYKDLTAVAGETQSVHLSDFPKADASLIDDELQERTHLAQKATSMLFSLRKQAEIKVRQPLTKVMIPALDEVMKERLESIAELLKHEVNVKEVKILSNEEAADILVKEVKPNFKSLGPKFGKDMKNVAAAIRSMSNEQINELERAGKFSLEINGETHELPIEDFEIITKDIQGWVVAVDGNLTVALDTTLTDELKAEGLARELVNRIQNLRKDAGLEVTDRINVQLQYTPEIQQAVDANYDYIANETLAEKIEVFEALNVANVVEIDDIVTKIAIQKP; encoded by the coding sequence ATGCATAATAAATTTCCAGAATACAAGCAGTTGGACTTAGTAAAGGTCGCCGCGGAAGAATTAAATTTTTGGGAGAAAGACGATACCTTTAAAAAGAGTATCGAAACCCGCGAAGGAAACGAAACTTTTGTGTTTTTTGAAGGACCACCTTCAGCCAACGGAATGCCTGGAATTCACCATGTATTGGCGCGTTCAATCAAAGATATTTTTTGTAGATACCAGACTTTAAAAGGCAAACAAGTTAAGCGTAAAGCAGGCTGGGATACGCACGGCTTGCCAGTGGAACTTGGCGTGGAAAAAGAATTGGGAATTACAAAAGAAGACATCGGCGTAAAAATCTCGGTAGAAGATTACAACAAAGCTTGTCGCGAAGCAGTAATGCGCTACACCGATGCTTGGAACGATTTAACTCATAAAATCGGATATTGGGTAGATTTGGAAGATCCATACATTACCTATCAATCTAAATACATGGAATCGGTATGGTGGCTATTGAAACAAATCTATGATAAAGGCTTAATTTATAAAGGCTACACCATTCAGCCATATTCTCCAAAAGCGGGAACAGGGCTTAGCTCGCACGAGCTGAACATGCCTGGGACTTATAAAGATGTAAGCGATACTACGATTGTGGCTCAGTTCAGAGCTAAAAAAGAAACTTGCCCTGCTTTGCAAGATTTAGATGGCGCGGTGTATTTCTTGGCTTGGACGACTACGCCTTGGACTTTGCCATCGAACACAGCACTCACTGTGGGTAAGAAGATTGAGTATGTTGCGGTAAAAACTTTTAACCAATATACTTTTGAGCCAATTACCGTAATCATCGGAAAACCATTATTGAAAAAGCAATTCGGCGGGAAATTCGTAGAAACCGATAATCCTGAGGATTTTGCAAACTACAAAAGCGAAGATAAAAAGATTCCTTACCAAATTCTAAAAACCTTTACGGGAGCAGATTTAGTAGGGGCTAAATATGAGCAATTATTGCCTTGGGCATTGCCATATAAAGATGCAGACCAAGCCTTCCGTGTGATTGCGGGTAACTTCGTAACCACAGAAGACGGTACAGGTATCGTGCACACCGCAGCTACCTTTGGTGCAGATGATGCTCAAGTGAGTGAGGAAAACGGCGTTCCGCCAATGCTCGTTTTAGACGACCACGGAAACCCCGTTCCGCTTGTAGATTTACAAGGGAAATTCACTTCGCATGCTCCTGAAAAATACGCAGGAAAATATGTGAAAAACGAATATTATAACGAAGGCGAAGCACCTGAGCGTTCTGTAGATGTAGAAATCGCTATTCAGTTAAAAGAAGAAAACAAAGCTTTCAATGTTCAGAAATATAATCACACCTATCCGCATTGTTGGCGTACCGATAAACCTGTTTTATATTATCCGCTAGATAGCTGGTTTATTAAAATCAGCGACAAACGCGAAAGATTGGTAGAGTTAAACAAAACAATCAACTGGAAGCCAAAATCTACGGGAGAGGGCCGTTTCGGAAACTGGTTGGCAGAGGCTAAAGATTGGAACCTTTCTCGTTCAAGATACTGGGGAATTCCATTGCCAATTTGGCGCACAGAAGAAGGCGATGAGGTGAAATGCATCGGCTCTGCACAGGAGTTAATGGAAGAGGTGGAAAAAGCTATCGCGGCAGGCGTGATGACCGAAAATCCATACAAAGATTTTGTGCCAGGTGATTATTCAGAAGAAAACTATGAAAAATTAGATTTACACAAAAACTATGTAGACCAAATCACATTGGTATCTTCGACAGGAAAACCAATGAAACGCGAATCTGATTTGATTGATGTTTGGTTCGATAGTGGTTCTATGCCTTATGCACAATGGCACTATCCGTTCTCTTGCGATAAAAAATTAGAGGAAATCGTTCCTGCGGATTTCATCGCAGAAGGCGTAGACCAAACACGCGGATGGTTCTATACTTTGCACGCGATTGCAACTTTAGTTTTCGACCAAATTTCCTATAAAAATGTAGTTTCAAATGGTTTAGTTTTAGATAAAAACGGACAAAAAATGTCTAAGCGTTTAGGAAACGCCATCGATCCGTTTGAAACCATTCAGAAATATGGGCCAGATGCAACACGCTGGTACATGATTTCGAATGCTCAACCATGGGAAAACTTAAAATTTGATTTAGAAGGAATTGAGGAAGTTCGTAGAAAATTCTTCGGTACCTTATATAATACCTACTCGTTCTTTGCATTGTATGCCAATGTAGACGGATTTACCAACCAAGAGGCAAAGGTTCCTGTTGAAAAACGCCCAGAGCTCGATCGTTGGATTTTATCCGAATTAAATACATTGATTGAAAAAGTAGATGGATACTATTCAGATTATGAGCCTACGCGTGCGGCGAGAGCAATCCAAGAGTTTGTGGGAGATAACTTGAGTAACTGGTATGTTCGTTTGAATAGAAGACGCTTCTGGAAAGGCGAATATTCTGAAGACAAAATTGCTGCTTACCAAACTTTGTACGAAGTATTGAAAGTCGTAGCACAATTGGCTTCTCCAATTGCACCATTCTTTAGCGATAGATTGTATAAGGATTTAACCGCCGTGGCGGGAGAAACACAGTCTGTTCACTTATCAGATTTCCCGAAAGCTGATGCAAGCCTAATCGATGATGAATTGCAAGAAAGAACACACTTGGCACAAAAAGCGACAAGTATGCTCTTTAGCCTTAGAAAACAAGCAGAAATCAAAGTAAGACAACCGCTTACTAAGGTGATGATTCCTGCGCTAGATGAGGTGATGAAAGAAAGATTAGAGTCTATTGCCGAGCTACTGAAACACGAGGTGAATGTAAAAGAAGTAAAAATCTTGAGCAACGAAGAAGCTGCAGATATTTTGGTAAAAGAAGTGAAACCAAACTTTAAATCACTAGGACCAAAATTCGGTAAGGATATGAAAAATGTTGCAGCAGCGATTCGTTCAATGAGCAATGAGCAAATCAACGAGCTGGAGCGTGCAGGCAAATTCAGTTTAGAAATAAATGGAGAAACGCACGAATTGCCAATTGAGGATTTTGAAATCATAACTAAAGATATTCAAGGTTGGGTGGTAGCTGTAGATGGTAATTTGACCGTAGCTTTAGATACCACACTTACCGATGAACTAAAAGCGGAAGGTCTTGCAAGAGAATTAGTTAATAGAATTCAGAATTTAAGAAAAGATGCAGGATTGGAAGTTACCGATCGCATCAATGTTCAGTTACAATACACACCAGAGATTCAGCAAGCGGTAGATGCTAATTACGATTACATCGCCAACGAAACTTTGGCAGAAAAAATTGAAGTTTTTGAAGCGCTAAATGTTGCAAATGTCGTAGAAATTGACGATATTGTAACGAAAATAGCAATTCAAAAACCTTAA
- a CDS encoding cysteine desulfurase family protein — protein sequence MKVYFDSAATTQLRDEVIDYMLTHMRSHFGNPSSTHFFGRDAKALIENTRKSIAKYTNTTGAEIIFTSCGTEANNLIIRSCVDYLGVERIITSPLEHKCVAETVKTVEQNRKAEIQKLRVLPNGDLDLEQLEELLKDESKKTLVSLMHANNEIGNIYDIEKIGNLAHKYNALYHTDMVQTLGHYPISLGDLPVDFASSSAHKYHGPKGVGFAFIRKGTGLKAQITGGGQERNMRSGTENLIGIIGMGKAFELANEEFEKDQKYILELKEYMIAQLKEAFPGIVFNGRSEDSSKSLYAILSVLLPFKDSLIGFELDLKGIAVSQGSACSSGAAKVSDVIDSIVPAEVIEKTTPLRISFSHFNTKEEVDYFVEVLKEIGEKF from the coding sequence ATGAAAGTATATTTTGACAGCGCAGCCACTACGCAACTACGAGATGAAGTGATTGATTATATGTTGACTCATATGCGTAGCCATTTTGGGAATCCATCTTCTACGCATTTTTTCGGTAGAGATGCAAAAGCTTTGATTGAAAACACCCGAAAAAGCATTGCCAAATATACTAATACCACGGGCGCAGAAATTATTTTTACATCTTGTGGTACCGAAGCTAATAATTTAATCATTCGTTCGTGCGTAGACTATCTCGGGGTAGAGCGCATCATCACTTCGCCACTCGAGCATAAATGCGTGGCAGAAACGGTAAAAACGGTAGAACAAAACCGAAAAGCAGAAATTCAAAAATTGCGTGTTTTGCCCAATGGAGATTTAGACCTAGAGCAGCTTGAAGAATTACTGAAAGATGAAAGCAAAAAAACACTCGTGAGCTTGATGCACGCCAATAACGAAATTGGGAATATCTATGATATAGAAAAAATTGGGAACTTGGCGCACAAGTACAACGCGCTTTACCATACCGACATGGTGCAAACTTTGGGACACTACCCTATTTCGTTGGGTGATTTGCCCGTAGATTTTGCGAGTAGTAGCGCGCATAAATATCATGGACCAAAAGGTGTAGGCTTTGCTTTTATAAGAAAAGGCACAGGGCTAAAAGCGCAAATCACAGGGGGCGGACAAGAGCGAAACATGCGCTCGGGCACCGAAAACCTCATCGGCATCATCGGTATGGGCAAAGCCTTTGAATTGGCCAATGAAGAATTTGAAAAAGACCAAAAATATATTTTAGAACTTAAAGAATATATGATTGCTCAACTCAAAGAAGCGTTCCCCGGTATTGTTTTTAACGGGAGAAGCGAAGATTCATCAAAAAGCCTTTACGCTATTTTGAGCGTCCTTTTGCCGTTTAAAGACAGCCTCATTGGCTTTGAATTGGATTTAAAGGGAATTGCCGTTTCGCAAGGAAGTGCTTGTAGCTCAGGTGCAGCCAAAGTATCTGATGTGATTGATAGCATTGTGCCAGCCGAAGTGATTGAAAAAACCACCCCTTTGCGCATTTCGTTTAGCCACTTCAACACTAAGGAAGAAGTAGACTATTTTGTAGAAGTATTGAAGGAAATTGGTGAGAAATTTTAA
- a CDS encoding RsmB/NOP family class I SAM-dependent RNA methyltransferase encodes MKQALPFRNLYIGITQILQSVFEQNRYTDKEIERTFKQNKQWGSRDRAFVAETVYDIVRWKSLIDYASNAALKRKDYWSLIATYFIINNVEIPQLEEFGRYNIDKIKSNYLKAKKIPNVWYSVSPNLYKLGVEQLGEESWNQELDAMNQPAPPILRLNTLKANEKMLRKSLAEAEVEIEAIPDYPDAYLLVNQKNLFQTEAFKNGWFEMQDASSQLVAPFLELSPGMRVVDTCAGGGGKSLHMAALLQNKGSVLAMDIVPWKLKEVKKRAKRNAAFNIQTKIIESSKTIKRLHNSFDRVLIDAPCTGVGVLKRNPDAKWKINQDFLQRVTSEQTKILASYPKMLKKGGLMVYATCSIFPAENEKQIQRFLVENPNFELIEEKKILPSQSGFDGFYMAKLVRKD; translated from the coding sequence ATGAAACAAGCATTGCCTTTTAGAAATTTATACATAGGGATTACGCAAATTCTTCAATCCGTTTTTGAGCAAAATCGCTATACCGATAAGGAAATTGAACGCACTTTTAAACAAAACAAACAATGGGGGAGTCGTGATCGTGCCTTTGTTGCCGAAACCGTGTACGACATTGTGCGCTGGAAATCGCTCATAGATTATGCATCAAATGCTGCGTTGAAGAGAAAAGATTATTGGTCTTTAATCGCGACTTACTTTATTATAAATAATGTAGAAATTCCACAATTGGAGGAATTTGGAAGATATAATATCGATAAAATTAAATCTAATTATCTCAAAGCTAAAAAAATACCGAATGTTTGGTATTCTGTTTCTCCGAATTTATACAAGTTGGGTGTGGAACAATTGGGCGAGGAATCTTGGAACCAAGAGCTCGATGCGATGAACCAGCCTGCACCCCCTATTTTAAGGCTAAATACTTTAAAGGCTAATGAAAAAATGCTGAGAAAATCTTTGGCAGAAGCGGAAGTGGAAATCGAGGCAATCCCTGATTATCCAGACGCATATTTATTGGTGAATCAGAAAAATTTGTTCCAGACAGAGGCTTTTAAAAATGGTTGGTTTGAAATGCAAGATGCGTCTTCGCAATTGGTGGCTCCATTCTTGGAGCTCTCACCTGGAATGCGAGTGGTAGACACCTGTGCTGGCGGTGGCGGAAAATCGCTACACATGGCGGCGTTGTTGCAAAATAAAGGAAGCGTTTTGGCAATGGATATTGTGCCGTGGAAATTGAAAGAAGTAAAGAAAAGAGCCAAAAGAAATGCTGCTTTTAATATTCAGACTAAAATAATTGAATCTTCTAAAACAATTAAAAGATTGCACAATTCGTTTGACCGGGTGTTGATCGATGCGCCATGTACGGGCGTGGGCGTTTTGAAAAGAAATCCCGATGCTAAATGGAAAATTAATCAAGATTTTTTGCAACGCGTAACGAGCGAACAAACGAAAATTTTAGCTTCTTACCCAAAAATGCTTAAAAAAGGCGGTTTGATGGTGTATGCAACCTGCTCTATCTTCCCCGCAGAAAACGAAAAACAAATTCAGCGATTTTTAGTTGAAAATCCTAATTTTGAATTAATTGAAGAAAAGAAAATCTTGCCAAGCCAATCAGGATTTGATGGGTTTTATATGGCTAAATTGGTGAGAAAAGATTAA
- the pruA gene encoding L-glutamate gamma-semialdehyde dehydrogenase yields MPKGNFYVPEAYNEPVKSYAPGSPERESLQKKYDELWNTVTPVHQVIAGERIEGTKKELFSPHDHKHCVAHYYEGTGDDVKKAIDSALAAKAEWAALPWEERAAIFLKAAELVATKYRDTLNAATMIGQSKTAFQAEIDSACELTDFLRFNVQYMTDIYAEQPSSSEGIWNRVEYRPVEGFLYAVTPFNFTAIAGNLPSCMALMGNVVVWKPAHTQLLAAKFLMDVFEEAGLPKGVINLVITDAKETTKICFEHPDFAGVHFTGSTAVFQSFWTAIGNNIQKYKTYPRIVGETGGKDFVLAHPSADKKALITALSRGAFEFQGQKCSAASRAYLPASIYEEVINGVKADLASFKMGTPRDFSNFITSVIDRKAFDRITKYIEQAKSDADAEIVAGGNYDDSKGYFIEPTIIKTTNPHYVSMEEEIFGPVLTIYVYEDKDWAETLKLVDGTSGYALTGAIFAQDRYAITEATKALENAAGNFYVNDKPTGAVVGQQPFGGARLSGTNDKAGSAQNLLRWVSPRLIKETFVPPTDYRYPFLAED; encoded by the coding sequence ATGCCAAAAGGAAATTTTTATGTACCAGAAGCCTATAACGAGCCAGTAAAATCTTACGCTCCAGGCTCTCCTGAACGCGAATCTCTTCAAAAAAAATATGACGAATTATGGAACACCGTAACGCCTGTGCACCAAGTAATTGCAGGTGAGCGTATAGAAGGGACTAAAAAAGAACTTTTCTCTCCGCACGACCACAAACACTGTGTAGCTCATTACTACGAAGGCACGGGAGATGATGTAAAAAAAGCCATAGATAGTGCGCTCGCAGCAAAAGCTGAATGGGCAGCATTGCCATGGGAAGAGCGTGCAGCTATTTTCTTAAAAGCGGCTGAGTTAGTAGCAACCAAATACCGCGACACGCTGAATGCGGCAACCATGATTGGACAAAGTAAAACGGCTTTTCAAGCAGAAATCGATTCAGCTTGTGAATTGACCGACTTTTTAAGATTCAATGTTCAATACATGACAGATATTTATGCTGAGCAACCTAGCTCTTCTGAGGGGATTTGGAACCGAGTAGAATACCGCCCAGTGGAGGGATTTTTATATGCAGTAACTCCGTTTAATTTTACAGCCATTGCAGGGAATTTACCTTCTTGCATGGCATTGATGGGAAATGTAGTGGTATGGAAACCTGCTCATACACAATTGCTTGCAGCTAAATTCTTGATGGATGTATTTGAAGAAGCTGGCTTGCCAAAAGGCGTTATCAATTTAGTAATTACAGACGCCAAGGAAACCACCAAAATCTGTTTTGAACATCCAGATTTTGCGGGCGTTCACTTTACGGGCTCTACGGCAGTATTCCAAAGTTTCTGGACAGCCATTGGAAACAACATTCAGAAATATAAAACTTATCCAAGAATTGTAGGAGAAACTGGTGGAAAAGATTTTGTTCTAGCTCACCCTTCAGCAGACAAAAAGGCTTTAATCACAGCCTTGAGCCGTGGTGCTTTTGAATTCCAAGGGCAAAAATGTTCGGCAGCTTCTCGTGCTTATTTACCAGCTAGTATTTACGAAGAAGTAATCAACGGTGTAAAAGCAGACTTAGCAAGTTTCAAAATGGGAACACCAAGAGATTTCTCAAACTTTATCACCTCAGTGATTGACAGAAAAGCTTTTGATAGAATTACTAAATATATCGAACAAGCTAAATCTGATGCCGATGCAGAAATCGTGGCAGGAGGAAACTACGACGATAGCAAAGGTTATTTCATTGAACCAACCATCATCAAAACCACCAATCCACATTATGTGAGCATGGAAGAAGAAATCTTCGGACCAGTGCTTACTATCTATGTGTACGAGGATAAAGATTGGGCAGAAACTTTGAAATTGGTAGACGGCACTTCGGGCTATGCACTCACGGGAGCAATTTTTGCCCAAGACCGATACGCTATCACAGAAGCCACCAAAGCACTTGAAAATGCGGCAGGAAACTTCTATGTAAACGACAAGCCAACAGGAGCCGTAGTGGGACAACAGCCATTTGGTGGCGCAAGACTTTCTGGAACCAATGACAAAGCAGGTTCTGCTCAGAACTTGTTGCGTTGGGTTTCTCCAAGATTGATTAAAGAAACCTTTGTTCCGCCTACGGATTACAGATACCCATTCTTGGCAGAAGATTAA
- a CDS encoding RagB/SusD family nutrient uptake outer membrane protein codes for MLYVAFSASLLITSCESLLDEDPKYTANSKTIFSAKDGVETVLNNNYGHLSSVYGFYLPVATAGNGTSWGINQRLSAAYISSASFNSFAEESNFLAPTWKGLYKVIAESNYLIRGIDQSSLKDDYKEYVLAHAHFLRGVAYYKLANLFGKAIIHTEPITTENLELPLSNRLDVYEEAIKDLSYAEEHLGKTEGGEVVGRATKHSAQGFLAKTYWLMACHAQSDGQDASEYLNKSKKYGDLVINSGKYSLDNNYANLFKSHVGKSSESVFQLNFSNANGPQNRSNFYYGPQANFAISGAKSWGNICMDRAFYDFHKGTYSDDPRIKSIYMSKVALANGNEKMVYPYFSYRENVDGKNEKKEFDLNNAPILNGDRKNPKYDLTQFPTQLLDVLKKAGRWNPNKDWFWPYNAKMADANTSATGYDTKNMIILRYADILLLMADVENELGNKGVAVEYLNRVLSRARTSGGAKAVYPENVDNKIAQDALREKIFFERMFEMAGEPDLFEDVRRRGTEYLEKVIDIHNNNYFVKYIISVQGGNPWVEYLINGGSVTNDFLKKNLLLPIPSKEINYNSKITQADQNFGY; via the coding sequence TTGTTATATGTAGCCTTTTCGGCATCTTTACTTATAACATCCTGTGAAAGTTTGCTGGATGAGGATCCAAAGTATACTGCCAATTCTAAAACTATTTTTAGTGCTAAGGATGGTGTAGAAACGGTTCTAAATAACAATTATGGGCATTTATCTAGCGTGTATGGTTTTTATTTGCCTGTAGCTACTGCTGGAAATGGAACATCTTGGGGTATTAATCAGAGATTAAGTGCAGCTTATATATCAAGTGCTAGCTTTAATTCATTTGCTGAAGAAAGCAACTTTTTGGCTCCTACTTGGAAAGGTTTATACAAGGTAATTGCTGAAAGTAACTATTTGATTAGAGGTATTGATCAATCATCATTAAAAGATGATTATAAAGAATATGTTTTGGCGCATGCTCATTTTTTAAGAGGAGTAGCATATTATAAGCTGGCAAACCTTTTTGGGAAAGCAATTATTCATACAGAGCCTATCACTACAGAAAATTTGGAATTACCTTTAAGCAATCGTTTAGATGTGTATGAGGAGGCTATTAAAGATTTAAGTTATGCAGAAGAGCACCTAGGTAAAACCGAAGGTGGTGAAGTTGTGGGAAGAGCAACAAAACACTCAGCTCAAGGCTTTTTAGCAAAAACATATTGGCTTATGGCATGTCATGCACAAAGTGACGGTCAAGATGCCTCTGAATATTTGAACAAATCCAAAAAATATGGAGATTTAGTAATTAATAGCGGGAAATATTCACTAGATAATAATTATGCGAATCTTTTTAAATCTCATGTAGGGAAATCATCAGAATCAGTATTTCAATTGAATTTTTCTAATGCTAATGGACCTCAAAATAGATCTAATTTCTATTATGGGCCACAAGCTAATTTTGCAATTTCAGGTGCAAAATCATGGGGTAATATTTGTATGGATAGAGCTTTTTATGATTTTCATAAAGGTACTTACAGTGATGACCCTCGTATTAAAAGCATTTATATGTCCAAAGTGGCTTTAGCAAATGGCAATGAGAAAATGGTATATCCTTATTTCTCTTATCGTGAAAATGTTGATGGGAAAAATGAAAAAAAAGAATTTGATTTGAATAATGCGCCTATCTTAAATGGAGATAGAAAAAACCCAAAATACGATTTAACACAGTTTCCAACTCAGTTATTAGATGTTTTGAAAAAAGCAGGCCGATGGAATCCTAATAAAGATTGGTTCTGGCCATATAATGCTAAAATGGCTGATGCTAATACAAGTGCAACTGGATATGATACCAAAAATATGATAATTTTGAGATATGCAGATATATTGCTATTGATGGCTGATGTTGAGAATGAACTCGGAAATAAAGGTGTTGCTGTAGAATATCTCAATAGGGTATTGTCAAGAGCTAGAACTTCCGGAGGGGCTAAGGCTGTGTATCCAGAAAATGTTGATAATAAAATAGCTCAAGACGCTTTGAGAGAAAAAATATTCTTTGAAAGAATGTTTGAAATGGCTGGCGAACCTGATTTATTTGAAGATGTTAGAAGAAGAGGTACAGAATATTTAGAAAAAGTTATTGATATACATAATAACAATTACTTTGTGAAATATATTATTAGTGTTCAAGGAGGTAATCCTTGGGTTGAGTACCTTATCAATGGAGGAAGTGTGACAAATGATTTTTTAAAGAAAAACTTGTTATTGCCAATTCCTTCTAAAGAAATCAACTACAACAGCAAAATCACACAAGCAGATCAAAACTTTGGATATTAA